The Chloroflexi bacterium ADurb.Bin180 genome segment TCTGCTCGCTGCCCTCAACCAATGCCAGAGCATCGCGGCAGGCGGAAATGGCCCGGCGGAAATCGCCACCGATATGCAGCCCGGCACTCTGATGGACCAGCGTCTGCGCCTGACCTATCGCATCGCCGAGGGTCTTGAACGCAGCGCGCGCCTGCTCAAACAGAGCCGCCGCCCGCTCCAGCTTGCCGACGTCTGAATAGATCTTGGCGCGCAGAAACAACAGATGAGGCCTGGATTGAACCATGTCTGCTGGCAGTGCGTCGAGCCAGCCGGCGAGGGTTTCGAGTTTGCCCGAATCGTAAGTTGGGTTGGCAATCTCCAGAACCGCGTCTGTGGCCCGCTGGTAGTCACTAGCGGCGAGAAAGTGAGCTACAGCCTGCTCGGCCTGGTGATTGGTCCTGAGTGCCTCGGCGGCGCGCAGGTGCAGGTCGCGGATCTGCTCGGGATGCTCCTCCTGCAGCCTGGTCTGGAGGAATTCGCGAAACAGGTGATGATACCTGTACCAGCGCTCCTCATCACGTTCCAGCCGGGTGACGAACAGATTGCGGTCTTCCAGCAGTTTGAGCGTTTCTCGCGAGCCGCTCTGGCCCAGCATCTCGTCGCAGAGAACGGGACTCATTTCTTCCAGGACACTGGTCGACAGCAAGAACTTGCGCAGCGCCGCCGGCTGCTCATTGAGGACCTCGCTGGCCAGATAGTCATACACCCGGCTGTCCGAGCCCTGGATGCGGATGACACCCTCAAAGAGCCCCTTCCACATGGTATGCGTGGTGAGGAGAATGCCGGTGATCCATCCCTCTGACTTTTCGGCCAGTTCCTGCGCAGCGCGGTCCGGCAAGTGCTGGCCATAGTTCTGCGAGAGCAGGGATTGGATCTCCTCGGCGGTAAAGCGCAACTCCTTGACGCCCAGACCGGCGATCTGCTGACGAGCCGTCAGCAGGGCCAGGCCGCGCGGAGTGAGGGTAGGGATGCTGCGGCTGGAGATGATAAAGTGGCAGTTCTCAGGAAGGTGCTGAACGAGGGTGTCGACGACCTGGTTGACCGAACGGCTGCTGTCGACCAGGTGATAGTCGTCGATGGCCACAACGAAATAGTCGGGTATGGTCTCGTAGATTTCGTTGACCAGCGAGCCAACAAAGAGGCTCAGGTCGGCCGTACTGTCAGGGGATTGCAGCAGACGCAGCGAGTCGTGGCCGAACTGAGGAAAATGGTGACTGATGGCGGCGATGAGGTACTCGAGAAACACGCGCGGGTCGCGGGCCGACTGAGTGACCGAGAGCCAGCACACCGGAAGATCCGTGTCGTGCACATAGTCGATAAGCAGAGAGGTCTTGCCATAGCCGGCGGAGGCGGAGATCAGGATCAGCTTGCGGTCGATGTGGTCGTGGATGAAATCGACCAGCCGGGGGCGGCGCAGCAGATCCGGCCGCTTCTTGGGCGTCAGTATCTGGGTTACAAAGAGAGGCGCTTGATCAGGCATCGTACTGACCCCTCTTCCTGGCTGGTGAACTGAGACTGGCTCCTCGAACCGCCATTATACCACACGCCCGGCTGCTGGCATCAGGAGGACCATTGACTCCCGTCGGCACGACCCTATAATGCCCGCACCATGGAATCCCCGTTCCTGCACTTGTCCGGGTTGTTGCGCGCCATCGGTCTCTTTCTGAGCGGGGTGTGCCACCAACTGCCAGAGCACACGCTCGCCGCTGCGGCCGGACAAATGCCGCTCTGCGCGCGATGTACCGGCACCTACTGGGGCGCGGCCTTGGGCTTTCTGTTCCTGTGGCGCCAGCGCTCGCCACGAGCCGCACGCCTGCCACGAGCAGAGGTGATGCTGTTCCTGACCGGGCTGTCGTTCCTCTGGCTGATCGACGGAGCAAACTCGTACCTCAACTTTTTGACTGGCGATGTGTGGCTCTACCAGCCAAACAATGCTCTGCGCCTGGCGACCGGCCTGGGCTTTGGCTTCGCTCTGGGTGCAGTAGTGTGGCCGCTTTTCAACGCCTCTGTGTGGAAAGAACCGTCCGCGGAACGCGCGTTGAGCAGTTGGCGCGAACTGAGCGTGGCGCTGGCTGGACTCGTCGGCTTATGGCTGGCACTGCTTGTTGGCGGCCCGCTCCTGGGGTGGCTGGTAGCACCACTGGATGCTATTGCGGTGGTATTCGTGCTCACCGTTGTGAACACGATGATTGCTCTGACGGCTCTGCGCAGGGAGAATCAGGCCGAAGGGTGGCGCGATGCCCGCCTTCCGCTTGGTTTGGGGCTGGCGCTGGCGATTGCTGAGGTGATTGGGATTGCCTTGCTGCGCTATTTTCTTGCGCGGTCGCTGCCCTGAGTTGTCTGCTCAAGCGCTTGTGCTGTATACTCGACTCACCTAACAGCGTACTTGAGGAGGTCCTCAATGAGGTTTTCTTGTCTGCAGGAGAACCTGGCCAAAGGCGTGGCCACCGTTGGACGTGCTGTGGCAACGCGCAGCACGCTGCCTGTGCTCTCCAATATCCTCCTGGCCACGGACGAAGGCAGACTCAAACTGACCGCCACGAACCTTGAAGTAGGCATCAATTGCTGGATTGGGGCGAAGGTGGAGGAAGACGGTGCCACGACCGTGCCGGCCCGGCTGCTGGCTGATTTCGTGAACTCGCTTCCTCCCGAGCGCATCGACGTGCAGCTGATCACTCGCACGCAAACACTCAGCCTCAAGTGCGCCAACTATGAGGCGAATATCAAAGGCATTGATGCCCAGGAATTCCCGTTGATTATGGCCCTGGGTGACGACATGGCGGTGAGCATCGAGCCACAGACTCTCCGCGAGATGATCAATCAGGTAGCTTTCGCCGCGGCGATGGATGAGAGCCGCCCGGTGCTGGCAGGGGTGCAGGCCGAACTCGCTGGTTCTCGCCTGACGATGGCCGCCGCGGATGGCTTTCGACTCTCAGTGCGGAGCGCCGAGCTGAGCGCACCAGCGCCCGTTGCGACCACGGTGGTTATCCCCGCCCGTGCGCTGCAAGAAGTAGCCCGTCTGTGCGCCGACGAAGAAAACCCGGTCAAGATGTCCATTGCGGCCAACAAGAGCCAGGTCTATTTCCATATGACCAATGTTGATCTGGTCTCGCAGTTGGTCGAGGGCAATTTCCCGGAATACAGGTTGATTATTCCCAAAAGCCATGCTACGAGGACGGTGGTCGATTCGGCCGCCCTGCTTCAGGCAATCAAAATCGCCTCGTACTTTGCCCGCGACTCGTCCAACATCGTGCGGCTCAAGATCGCGTCCGGTGAGGGAGGAAGCGGTGCCAAGTTGACGGTCTTGGCCAGCAGCGCCGAGCTGGGTGACAACGTTACCGAGATGGATGCTGAGGTTGAGGGTGGGGGGATCGAGATCGCCTTCAACGCCAGGTACCTGCTGGACGTATTCAGCGTGATCGCCGCGCCCAGGGTGGCCCTTGAGACCTCGAACCCGCAGAGTCCGGGGGTGATTCACCCGGCTGGCGATGACCGATTCATCCACGTCATCATGCCGATGAATATTGGCCGTTAACTGAGGCCGAAAACCAAGACCCCCGCCGTCAGGCGGGGGTCTTTTCGACTAGTTCGTTGGCGTACCTGTGCAGCATGGCCTCGGTGATGCCGCCAGCGCGGACAATCTCCCCAAACAGTCGGCCACTGGCGGTAAGCGTGCGCTGTCCGGTGGTGATATCGAGGGCAATCAGGCCAAAGCGAGCCGCAAAGCCCTCCTTCCACTCGAAGTTGTCCACCAGAGACCAGAAGTACACCCCCTTAACGGGCACCCCTTGGGCGATGGCGCGATGCATCGCTGCAAGGTGGGTGACCAGGAACCGGGGGCGCTTGCTGTCATCGTTGTCCGGGAGGCCCGTCTCGGTGACGTAGATGGGCTTGCCGTAGCGCTCCAGCCGCTTGAGCAGTCGGTACAGACCCTCGGGATAGATCTCGCCCCAGCCATCCATACTGTACTCGGCGCCAGGCATAGCGAAACGGCGGCCGAAGAGCATCCCCGGCTGGCGCAGATCAAAGGCAACCATGTCGCGGGAGTAGTAGTTCAACCCGACATAGTCCTGAGAGTCGACCAGCTCGGGGACCTTGACGTTCATTGCCAGCGGCGGGCGCAGGATGCCGTCGGCCGGGGCACTGAGAACGAGTTCGTTGAACAGGTAATCCTGAGCGCGAGCCACCGCACGGTCCAGAGCCGAATCCGGCCGCCATGGATCAAAGAGATGCAGGTGCTGCGCCAGACCTACCCTCGCCTCTGGCTGGAGTCGGTGAATTGCGCGGTAAGCCAAAGCGTGGGCCACGAGTTGATTGCAGATGACGCGGAAAGTAGTCGTAAAACTGTGCTTCTCCGGCGGCCAAATACCCAGAAGGTAGGAGTAGGTAGCATAGACGTTGGGCTCGTTGATCGTGCACCAGAGATTGACCAGGTCGCCCAGTGACTCGACTACTCGCTCGGTGAACTTTTCAAAGCGGCGAATCGTTGCTTCATCGGTCCAGCCGCCTTTGTCGGCCAGCCACAGCGGCGAGACAAAGTGGAACAGGGTGACCATTGGCTCGATGCCGCGGCTGCGCAGTGCGCGCAGGATTTCACGGTAACGCTCGATGGCTGACTCATCCCACTGACCGTCTCGCGGTTCGATGCGGGCCCAGTCCACCGAGAGCCGCAGGGCATTGTGCCCCATAGACTGCGCGAGGTCGAGATCCTGGGCATAGCGGCCCGCCCACCACTCACAGGCCCGCTCGGCGGTGTTGCCATCGCGAATCTTGCCAGGGATTTGCTCCCAGGTCCACCAATCGCTCTGTGCTGGCTGTCCCTCCACCTGGTGGGCTGCGGTGGCAGAACCCCACAGAAAGCCCTCCGGAAAGCGCAGCAGTGCTTCGCCGTCAGGTGCCATTCGTCCTCCCTAGGGGTAAATCTTTTCGAGCATTCGCGGGAAGGCGATGGTCTCGCGGATATGGGAGATGCCACAGATCCAGGCAACCGTGCGCTCGATGCCCAGGCCGAACCCGGAGTGGGGCACCGAACCATAGCGGCGCAGATCCAGGTACCACTCGTAGGCGGAGCGAGTTAGCTTGTGCTGCTTGATGCGTTTTTCCAGCAGCTCCAGGCTGGCCGTGCGCTGGCCTCCGCCGATGATTTCTCCATACCCTTCCGACGCCAACAGGTCCACCGAGAGGCAGGTTTCGGGGCGACCAGGCGTCTCCTCCATGTAAAAGGCCTTGAACGCGGTGGGGTAGTGATGCACAAACACGGGCCGGTCAAAGCTCTCGCCGATGACCGTCTCGTGCGGCGCGCCAAAGTCATCGCCCCACTTGAAGGGCAGCCCCTTCTGGTTTAGCAGGTCCACCGCATCATCATAGGTGATTCGTGGGAAGGGAGTGAGCACCTTTTCCAGACGGGACACATCCCGCTCCAGTGTTCGCAGCTCGGCAGCGCGGTTCTTGAGGACCGTCTGCACGATGTAGCTCACGAATTGCTCTTCCACCTCCATACAACCGTCGAGGTCGACATAGGCCATCTCTGGCTCTACCATCCAGAACTCGGTGAGATGACGGCGCGTCTTGGACTTTTCCGCACGGAATGTTGGCGCAAAGCAGTAGACCTTGCCGAAAGAGCCGATCGTCGCCTCGTTGTAGAGCTGGCCGCTCTGCGTGAGGTAGGCCTTGTCGTCAAAGTAGGTAGTCTCAAAGAGCGTCGTGCTGTCCTCGCAGGAGGAGGGGGTGAGAATTGGCGTATCAACGTTGACGAATCCATTGCTGTCGAGCCAATCCCGCACCGCCCTGGTGATCTCGGCGCGAATGCGCAGGATGGCGTTCTGGCGGGCGGAGCGGATCCACAGGTGGCGGTGCTGCATCAAGAACTCGATCCCGTGGTCCTTCGGAGTGATCGGATAGTCCTTGGCGAGCTGAACGATCTCGACGTTGCTCAGTGACAACTCGAAACCACCGGGAGCGCGGCTGTCGGCGCGGACAGTGCCGGTAACGATGAGGGATGACTCTTGCGCTGCCGCCTGGGCCGCAGCAAAGGCCTCCGGCGAGAGATCCTTCTGCGAAGCCACGCATTGGATCACTCCCGTCCCGTCGCGGACCAGCAAGAACTGCAGCTTGCCCTTGTCCGTGTGATCGTACAGCCAGCCCTTGAGCGTTACCTGCTGACCCACTGCCGCGGCAATGTCTTTGACATAGACCCATTTTGGCATAGCGAGCCTCCCAGTGACGTCGAGTTCCAGCCCGAAGGATAGGCCATTCTAGCGGCAAAGAAATGGGGCGTCAAGGACGGTGATTCAGCAGGGGGATACGCTGTTTGATCCTGTCCGGAACGAGTTGCAGTACGAGACCCACGTCTGGCTGGCGGAAGGTGCCCAGGCCAATCAGCGCAGCGACATAGACCAGGCCCGCCAGGGGAGCCACCACCAGCGCTGGCAGGCTGCGCAGTACAAACAGCGTCCCCGCCATCAGCAGGGCAGCCAGGACGGGGCGCCCAAAGACATCGAGCCAGGGGAGGGTCGTCAGGTTCTTGCGCGTGCAGTAGTAGAAGGGAATGAACAGGGCCAGCTCGGAGAGCACCGTGACCCCGGCGGCAGCGGCATAGCCAAAGCGCGGAATCAAGAGCAGGTTGGAGATGATGTTGAACGCGGCGCCAAATACAAAAGCGCGCGTCAGAAAGCGCTGCTGGTTGATGGCAATGAGGACGTAGTGTGTCACACTGTTGATAAAGCCAATGGGCATGTACCAGATGAGCAGTTGCAGCGCGATCATTGACTGGGGCAGGTACTCGGCACCGGCCAGAACCAGAATTAGGTCCCGGGCCAGAAAGGTGGTGCCCACCGCGACCGGCAATGCCACCAGGATGAGCAGCTTGACCGACAAGATGTAGGCTCGCTTGAGTGACTCGTGGCTGGACTCGGCCATACGCGAGATTAGCGGGAAGATGGCCATGGTGAAGTAAGAGGGAATGATGTCCAGCGCGCGGATGTAGCGGTAGGCTGCACCATAGTAGCCAACTTCGACATCGCCACGCAGCGGCTTGAGCAGCAGCACGTCAACCTGGAAGAACACGCGCGACAGCAGACTGTTGAGCATCAGCGGCAGCGATTCGTGGGCCATACTGCGTGCAAAAGGCGGATCGAACTCGAGCTGGGGATGGAAGAACAACCGCGCGGCCAGGCTGCCCAGAATGAGGGCCGTGATCACGTTGACCAGCAGCGTGCTTGCGGCCATGCCCACAAAACCGTAGCCTGCGAGGAGGGCCAGGGTGCCGAGCGAAACCCGCAGCAGGGTAGTCACGGAGGTAATGGCGGCCGGGTACTCCATCTTTTCATTGGCGTAGAACACCGACGTGAACGCGTCTGACACGAGTGAGGGAATCAGAGCCAGGAAGAAGAAGGCAATGGCCAGCACCGTGTCTCGAGTCAGGCCGGAGAAACGCAGGTAGACCAGCACCACAGCAGCCAGCACGGGCAGCAACGCTAACCACAGGAGCAGCCGCAAGACCGTGCTGTTGCTCACATAGCGGTTGGCTTGGCTGCGGTTCTTGGATATCTCTCTTGTCAGCAGGGTACCCAGACCGAAAAGCAGCGCCGTTTCGAAGTAGCCGATAAAGTTGGTCGCAAACTGAAAGCGCCCGGCCTTCTCTGGTTCGAGGAGGCGCAGATACAACATGGCAAAGGCCATGTCGATCACTCGGTTCAGCAGGGACAGGGCCATCGGGGTCAGCGCGTTCTTGGCGACGCGCTTTACGTCTCCCTGGTCGGTGGCCGGCCGGTAGAGGCGCCGCCACAACCAGTACCCCAGCATGAGCAGCATTGCCACGGCGGAGACAAAGCTGATAAAGATGCCGAGCTTGACCGAGTTCGGCGTGTACTTGAAGCGCACCGAGTGCTTGCCAGGCGCCAGAGCTACAGCCCGGAAGGTGCCGTCGGCGCGCAACAGGGGCACTTCTTGCTCTTCCTGGCCCGGCAGGGTGTCGTAGGCCTTCCACCCGGCGAACCAGTTGTCGGTCAGTACCAGGTAGCCAGGGACGTCGAGCTCTGCTTCTACGGTCACTTCGTTCAGGCCATAGTGGAGCACGTTGGCCGGGTGACAGGCGCGGCCGGCGTCGAGACTGTTCGCCGCCACGTCCTGCTCGAGGATGACAGTCCGGCAAGGGTCAAACGTGCGCAGGGCTTGGTGTCGCGCCAAGGGGTCGGCGACTCCTGTGGCGGAGCAGACAACGAACG includes the following:
- the dnaN gene encoding DNA polymerase III subunit beta codes for the protein MRFSCLQENLAKGVATVGRAVATRSTLPVLSNILLATDEGRLKLTATNLEVGINCWIGAKVEEDGATTVPARLLADFVNSLPPERIDVQLITRTQTLSLKCANYEANIKGIDAQEFPLIMALGDDMAVSIEPQTLREMINQVAFAAAMDESRPVLAGVQAELAGSRLTMAAADGFRLSVRSAELSAPAPVATTVVIPARALQEVARLCADEENPVKMSIAANKSQVYFHMTNVDLVSQLVEGNFPEYRLIIPKSHATRTVVDSAALLQAIKIASYFARDSSNIVRLKIASGEGGSGAKLTVLASSAELGDNVTEMDAEVEGGGIEIAFNARYLLDVFSVIAAPRVALETSNPQSPGVIHPAGDDRFIHVIMPMNIGR
- the bglA_2 gene encoding Beta-glucosidase A — protein: MAPDGEALLRFPEGFLWGSATAAHQVEGQPAQSDWWTWEQIPGKIRDGNTAERACEWWAGRYAQDLDLAQSMGHNALRLSVDWARIEPRDGQWDESAIERYREILRALRSRGIEPMVTLFHFVSPLWLADKGGWTDEATIRRFEKFTERVVESLGDLVNLWCTINEPNVYATYSYLLGIWPPEKHSFTTTFRVICNQLVAHALAYRAIHRLQPEARVGLAQHLHLFDPWRPDSALDRAVARAQDYLFNELVLSAPADGILRPPLAMNVKVPELVDSQDYVGLNYYSRDMVAFDLRQPGMLFGRRFAMPGAEYSMDGWGEIYPEGLYRLLKRLERYGKPIYVTETGLPDNDDSKRPRFLVTHLAAMHRAIAQGVPVKGVYFWSLVDNFEWKEGFAARFGLIALDITTGQRTLTASGRLFGEIVRAGGITEAMLHRYANELVEKTPA
- the asnS_2 gene encoding Asparagine--tRNA ligase, whose product is MPKWVYVKDIAAAVGQQVTLKGWLYDHTDKGKLQFLLVRDGTGVIQCVASQKDLSPEAFAAAQAAAQESSLIVTGTVRADSRAPGGFELSLSNVEIVQLAKDYPITPKDHGIEFLMQHRHLWIRSARQNAILRIRAEITRAVRDWLDSNGFVNVDTPILTPSSCEDSTTLFETTYFDDKAYLTQSGQLYNEATIGSFGKVYCFAPTFRAEKSKTRRHLTEFWMVEPEMAYVDLDGCMEVEEQFVSYIVQTVLKNRAAELRTLERDVSRLEKVLTPFPRITYDDAVDLLNQKGLPFKWGDDFGAPHETVIGESFDRPVFVHHYPTAFKAFYMEETPGRPETCLSVDLLASEGYGEIIGGGQRTASLELLEKRIKQHKLTRSAYEWYLDLRRYGSVPHSGFGLGIERTVAWICGISHIRETIAFPRMLEKIYP